In Penicillium psychrofluorescens genome assembly, chromosome: 5, a single window of DNA contains:
- a CDS encoding uncharacterized protein (ID:PFLUO_007867-T1.cds;~source:funannotate), whose amino-acid sequence MASRQTSSFATFLILCPTCFFLGIIFSLFPYDYPILWSTIPTPASHYDYFEAHLRFLHASPPLIPRILHIVIFLGLAGLITKLYRPSESNMLFDGASLVLYMCGVTVYIANIVKGLRLASAGRYGADLATNAEETDQILGREDSLKVLAASNTILALVLVGILALQAGQWYADRKDAQESESFAAAKKGGADGASATGATSGSSSGSSARPGRQASQRKKSN is encoded by the exons atggcctcccGACAAACCTCGTCGTTCGCGaccttcctcatcctgtGCC CAacctgcttcttcctcgggatcatcttctccctcttcccctaCGACTACCCAATCCTGTGGTCAACAATTCCCACCCCGGCCTCTCACTATGACTACTTCGAAGCGCACCTCCGTTTCCTCCACGCCTCCCCCCCACTCATCCCTCGCATCCTCCACATCGTAatcttcctcggcctggCCGGGCTCATCACGAAGCTCTACCGCCCCTCCGAATCAAACATGCTCTTCGACGGCGCCTCGCTCGTGCTCTACATGTGCGGCGTGACCGTCTACATCGCCAACATCGTCAAGGGTCTGCGCCTCGCCTCGGCCGGCCGCTACGGCGCCGATCTGGCCACAAACGCCGAAGAGACGGATCAGATTCTCGGGAGGGAGGACTCGCTGAAGGTTCTTGCTGCGTCGAACACGATTCTTGCTCTTGTTCTTGTGGGGATTCTGGCCCTGCAGGCTGGGCAGTGGTATGCCGATCGCAAGGATGCGCAGGAGTCTGAGTCTTTTGCTGCGGCCAAGAAAGGTGGTGCGGATGGCGCAAGTGCTACGGGTGCTACGTCGGGTTCGTCGTCGGGGTCTTCGGCGCGGCCGGGACGGCAGGCGAGtcagaggaagaagagcaattgA
- a CDS encoding uncharacterized protein (ID:PFLUO_007862-T1.cds;~source:funannotate), producing MASQKQDPHQGGTLSEMAPTGTTVPNDAGQQRTIPSVPRPDQRAEHFMYDNEGVAEPSTAFAGDNTTDMPRSTRDAGTTGEVITGTGDSLPADVESKRT from the coding sequence ATGGCCTCCCAGAAGCAAGATCCTCACCAAGGCGGCACCCTCTCCGAGATGGCGCCCACGGGAACCACTGTCCCCAACGATGCCGGTCAACAGCGCACCATCCCCTCCGTGCCGCGCCCAGACCAGCGCGCCGAGCACTTCATGTACGACAATGAGGGCGTGGCGGAGCCAAGCACGGCCTTCGCAGGCGACAACACCACTGACATGCCGCGCTCGACGCGGGACGCCGGCACGACTGGGGAAGTCATTACGGGGACAGGCGACTCTCTGCCGGCAGATGTGGAATCGAAGCGTACCTAA
- a CDS encoding uncharacterized protein (ID:PFLUO_007861-T1.cds;~source:funannotate): MKGLFVGGIPLALLAAAAQAQFDGIAGELGVPDDVGVPFLPEVTEGLGPVVPGLGPLKKRHWPSGGTAMGGPSGDDEGQSFDMPITGNFHTDINDFDKDDHSIKVKNTDIHPPPFLPPGPPPFAGPAAPPFNAFGKRHWGPKNGDTVLGGPSGNDGGISAGSPATVDTYSDVNEWNKDDHSIHVKHKDVYPPAQPEWGFPYKRDWYPEEWDSNDDSINIEAIDSHPLPEWGFPYKRHWDPEEWGPQEGGTALGGPSGDDGGQSFSAPITVNTHTGVNEHWEDNHGISVKDKHVYPLPGPFSGPAFPGSEVNAPPVFEAPPAEAPAQDQFGETIPAGGITPFRTGSGHRRAYAPDSSRASSGEQNEGQNEGQNAGQNGADGGATVEGGPSGDDGGQSFSAPITVDTHTGVNENHEDNHAINADVTHVHPSPEVYPIPVKPVDFPPSGLEAPAVEPPSAEAPPTAEAPPTAEAPPTAEAPPTAEAPPSAEAPPTLMSQSKPPAEEVDQTPECAPSVHEVVHTVTKTHYQQVEKTATVYEQRPATTMIVETSAIPMAAVPQQSTVTEVKVVSNPAMYPSMETVAVPAPSSMVPVYSYDHKSHRPVTKSVVYSMIPVDVPVSSSKVMGSSTPATSMAIPTGVSPEFSAAASASPSVRAQMFTGDGARLSGGLVSVAAAVMGVLAFVL; this comes from the exons ATGAAGGGTCTGTTTGTTGGTGGGATTCCTCTGGCGCTGctcgcagcagcagcccaggCTCAGTTCGACGGTATT GCTGGCGAACTTGGCGTGCCTGATGATGTCGGAGTGCCTTTTCTGCCCGAAGTCACTGAAGGCCTTGGCCCCGTGGTCCCTGGCCTGGGTCCTTTGAAGAAGCGCCACTGGCCTTCGGGAGGCACTGCCATGGGGGGCCCCTCTGGCGATGACGAAGGCCAGAGCTTCGATATGCCCATTACTGGCAACTTCCATACCGATATCAATGATTTCGACAAGGACGACCATTCGATCAAGGTGAAGAACACGGATATTCACCCGCCGCCTTTCCTTCCACCCGGGCCGCCTCCTTTtgctggccctgctgctcctccttTCAACGCGTTCGGCAAGCGCCACTGGGGTCCTAAGAATGGAGATACTGTGCTGGGTGGTCCCTCTGGAAATGATGGCGGCATCAGTGCCGGTTCTCCAGCGACTGTTGATACTTACAGCGACGTCAATGAATGGAATAAGGACGACCACTCCATCCATGTAAAGCACAAGGACGTCTACCCTCCGGCCCAGCCTGAGTGGGGCTTCCCTTACAAGCGCGACTGGTACCCTGAGGAGTGGGACAGCAACGACGACTCCATCAACATCGAGGCGATCGATAGCCATCCCTTGCCTGAATGGGGCTTCCCCTACAAGCGTCATTGGGATCCAGAGGAGTGGGGTCCTCAGGAGGGTGGTACCGCTCTGGGTGGTCCGtctggcgatgacggcggcCAGAGCTTCTCTGCCCCCATCACAGTCAATACTCACACTGGTGTCAATGAGCACTGGGAGGACAACCACGGCATCAGCGTCAAGGACAAGCATGTGTACCCTCTCCCGGGTCCGTTTAGTGGACCTGCCTTCCCTGGTTCTGAGGTAAATGCTCCTCCAGTTTTTGAGGCTCCACCGGCCGAGGCTCCCGCCCAGGATCAGTTTGGTGAGACGATTCCCGCTGGTGGTATCACTCCCTTCCGCACCGGCTCGGGTCACCGCCGTGCCTACGCTCCAGACAGCAGCCGCGCGTCCTCAGGCGAGCAAAATGAGGGCCAGAACGAAGGACAGAACGCTGGTCAGAACGGCGCAGATGGTGGCGCCACCGTTGAAGGTGGTCCGtctggcgatgacggcggcCAGAGCTTCTCTGCCCCCATCACGGTCGATACTCACACTGGTGTCAATGAGAACCACGAGGACAACCACGCCATCAACGCTGATGTGACTCACGTTCACCCTTCTCCAGAGGTGTATCCTATCCCCGTGAAGCCCGTCGACTTCCCACCCTCCGGTCTCGAGGCTCCCGCAGTCGAACCTCCATCTGCTGAAGCTCCTCCCACTGCTGAGGCTCCTCCCACTGCTGAGGCTCCTCCCACTGCTGAGGCTCCTCCCACTGCTGAGgctcctccatctgctgAGGCTCCTCCCACTTTGATGAGCCAGAGCAAACCAcccgccgaggaggtggaCCAGACCCCGGAGTGCGCTCCGTCGGTACATGAAGTCGTTCACACCGTCACCAAGACCCACTACCAACAGGTCGAGAAAACTGCCACTGTTTACGAGCAGCGGCCCGCTACCACCATGATCGTTGAGACCAGTGCTATCCCCATGGCCGCTGTCCCCCAGCAGTCCACTGTTACAGAAGTGAAGGTGGTTTCCAACCCTGCCATGTACCCCTCGATGGAGACTGTGGCTGTTCCGGCTCCATCCTCTATGGTCCCTGTCTACAGCTATGATCACAAGTCCCACCGCCCGGTGACCAAGAGCGTCGTCTACTCCATGATCCCTGTTGACGTTCCCGTGTCCTCTAGCAAGGTCATGGGTTCGTCAACCCCTGCTACGAGCATGGCGATCCCTACTGGTGTCTCTCCCGAGTTTAGCGCAGCGGCCTCTGCCTCTCCTTCTGTTCGCGCCCAGATGTTCACCGGTGACGGTGCTCGTCTCTCTGGCGGCCTTGTTTCCGTTGCCGCTGCTGTGATGGGTGTTCTTGCCTTTGTCCTGTAG
- a CDS encoding uncharacterized protein (ID:PFLUO_007865-T1.cds;~source:funannotate) codes for MPPKIPKEAKLDLILTHLRATGTCHTLKDLEKTLPPVASINGIQVKEYIQALLDEGKLRVEKIGSGNWYWIFGSDEKLELERVVGRVKTEVEKTRKSCADAQAALAAETALREREEPDDAEDHATRESRRDSLITTRIALEAEVGCLQAAEMQRNNGSNKGVTQIRQELGGLQQQAQQWTDNIYILEGYLRQLAGGDREVVTAVMQECCGDEYVDGGLREIQ; via the exons ATG CCCCCCAAAATCCCGAAAGAAGCCAAGCTGGATCTCATCCTGACTCACTTACGTGCCACAGGCACCTGCCATACACTCAAAGATCTCGAGAAGACATTGCCACCCGTGGCATCGATCAATGGCATCCAAGTCAAGGAGTACATTCAGGCACTTCTCGACGAGGGCAAGCTGCgggtggagaagatcggcAGCGGCAACTGGTACTGGATCTTCGGGAGCGATGAAAAGCTTGAGCTGGAGCGGGTGGTGGGCCGGGTGAAGACGGAGGTGGAGAAGACTCGGAAGTCGTGCGCCGATGCTCAGGCAGCCCTAGCCGCTGAGACGGCGCTGCGAGAGCGGGAAGAGCCCGATGATGCTGAGGATCACGCCACGCGCGAATCGCGGCGAGACAGCCTAATAACCACTAGGATCGcgctcgaggccgaggtgGGGTGCCTCCAGGCTGCCGAGATGCAACGCAACAATGGCAGCAACAAAGGCGTTACGCAGATCcgccaggaactgggagggttgcagcagcaggcgcagcagtGGACGGACAATATCTACATCCTCGAGGGTTATCTGCGACAACTGGCGGGCGGGGACCGGGAAGTGGTCACAGCGGTGATGCAGGAGTGCTGTGGGGACGAATACGTGGATGGGGGGCTGCGGGAGATACAGTAG
- a CDS encoding uncharacterized protein (ID:PFLUO_007868-T1.cds;~source:funannotate) has protein sequence MALAPPTFTPDSEFADLQTPRGPSSGSLSVSALARFEFEAGKGNEGTKILMIEWEDDDLSRSAAEGSWHVSWTGKTTVLPADERPSDSVRRVYFLLPPNTTMPPVVTLSYEHRSTTTETTTTSVTAPLSKTKDTFQLNPLPAIFPPELGATGRSAGKKGVLHTIWAKKRLRVLDHEIREECLNNAEGVALHMAIQEKEWIESNFGVISGAVDAMASSHESSTSSSVYPMGPATPVSPVSGRKLSEKLKGLKLQTSEKDLSANDSPNSAHLLSPQSPDVAVSSFNSFRNVNRAMHSMPTPDTNPTPTPSTQINPPESNQLKPAVAHFPPESLQAAQQNPTTGVPGFAALAPIVREPMARTSSAESGEELFAKALSPRSPDLPRSPFSFA, from the exons ATGGCTCTCGCACCGCCCACCTTCACGCCGGACAGCGAATTCGCCGACCTGCAGACCCCCCGCGGCCCCAGCAGCGGGAGTCTGTCGGTGTCGGCCTTGGCCCGGTTTGAGTTCGAGGCCGGCAAGGGCAACGAGGGGACCAAGATCCTCATGATCGAGTGGGAGGACGACGACCTGTCCCGTTCCGCGGCTGAAGGGTCATGGCATGTCTCTTGGACCGGGAAGACGACCGTGTTGCCCGCCGATGAGCGGCCAAGTGATAGTGTCCGTCGGGTTTACTTCCTGCTTCCGCCAAATACGACCATGCCTCCTGTCGTGACCCTTTCATATGAGCATCGGTCTACAACAACAGAgactaccaccaccagcgTCACGGCCCCGCTATCAAAAACCAAGGATACCTTCCAACTCAACCCGTTACCAGCTATCTTTCCTCCGGAACTCGGGGCAACGGGCCGCTCCgcgggcaagaagggcgtGCTGCATACAATCTGGGCGAAGAAGCGGTTGCGCGTGCTGGACCACGAGATCCGGGAGGAGTGTCTGAACAATGCCGAGGGAGTTGCGCTGCACATGGCCATTCAAGAGAAGGAATGGATCGAGTCGAATTTCGGAGTCATATCAGGCGCAGTCGACGCCATGGCTAGCAGTCACGAgtcgtcgacgtcgtcctCTGTTTACCCCATGGGTCCCGCAACGCCCGTGTCGCCAGTCAGTGGACGGAAGCTGAGCGAGAAGCTCAAGGGCTTGAAGCTGCAGACAAGTGAGAAAGACTTGTCCGCGAATGACA GTCCCAACTCAGCACACCTTCTCTCGCCGCAATCCCCGGATGTGGCCGTCTCTTCCTTCAACTCATTCCGCAACGTGAACCGAGCCATGCACTCGATGCCAACCCCAGACACAAACCCCACCCCAACACCAAGCACGCAAATCAATCCCCCGGAGTCGAACCAACTCAAGCCCGCCGTCGCCCATTTCCCACCGGAGTCTCTCCAAGCAGCGCAGCAGAACCCCACCACTGGTGTCCCCGGCTTCGCGGCCCTGGCCCCGATAGTGCGCGAGCCGATGGCGCGCACCTCGAGCGCAGAGTCGGGCGAGGAGCTCTTCGCCAAAGCGCTCAGTCCGCGCTCGCCGGATCTGCCGCGGAGTCCATTCTCATTTGCTTAA
- a CDS encoding uncharacterized protein (ID:PFLUO_007863-T1.cds;~source:funannotate): MISGGADPSIRLWDLESRGSQLEHIHRSCASVSKSSHEDAHTHAITSLSIYPFDPVPSTILSTSHDGTLKLSALQSPAITPLHTFTLDCTPYSHSFSAQPASTLLVAVATSDPTVRLVDLRSGLSTHGLPGHTAAVLSVSWAPHRPYLLASASADNRVIIFDVRRGGHNSAIATLDMDDPVGLINPGAGSVSASSESRSAFSRHGRAHNGAVTGVRWTSNGSHIITTGQDSRIRVWDAATGANTLVHFGPRVRNTASSHLAERVPLIIPKRFMNSGQETLLWPNFHEQDDRGEIFMFELREGTFVKRLRVPGLSTGPQASRGRSTALSAARINDLVWRGNGASGEGLELFSAHGDGTIRTWVSREPDGEPDEAEEAAQADRKRKHDVLEEIYQGFIGADPRLYT; the protein is encoded by the coding sequence ATGatctccggcggcgctgACCCCTCGATTCGCTTGTGGGACCTTGAGAGTAGAGGGTCGCAGCTTGAACACATCCATCGATCCTGCGCGTCAGTCAGTAAATCCTCGCATGAGGACGCGCACACCCACGCCATCACCTCGCTCTCCATCTACCCATTCGATCCCGTTCCATCCACCATATTATCCACGTCGCATGATGGCACATTGAAACTATCTGCACTGCAGTCGCCAGCGATAACACCGTTGCATACATTTACGCTCGACTGCACACCGTACTCGCACTCCTTCTCGGCTCAGCCTGCGTCGACACTGCTCGTTGCGGTAGCCACATCGGACCCGACGGTGCGGCTGGTGGATTTACGCTCCGGACTATCGACGCATGGCTTGCCAGGACACACCGCTGCTGTGCTCTCAGTATCGTGGGCCCCTCATCGGCCGTACCTGCTggcatcggcctcggccgATAATCGCGTGATCATATTTGATGTGCGTCGCGGAGGCCACAATTCCGCAATTGCGACTCTGGACATGGACGACCCGGTGGGTTTGATTAATCCTGGAGCAGGAAGCGTGTCAGCATCATCAGAGAGCCGATCAGCATTCTCTCGGCATGGTCGTGCCCACAACGGAGCCGTGACTGGTGTGCGCTGGACATCAAATGGCAGCCATATCATCACTACTGGGCAGGATTCTCGAATCCGGGTGTGGGATGCAGCTACCGGCGCAAACACTCTCGTGCACTTTGGGCCGCGAGTGCGAAATACAGCATCCTCGCATTTGGCGGAGCGCGTGCCGCTAATCATCCCGAAGAGGTTCATGAACTCGGGCCAAGAAACGTTACTTTGGCCGAATTTCCACGAACAGGATGACCGTGGGGAGATTTTTATGTTTGAACTCCGCGAGGGGACCTTCGTGAAGCGTCTCCGCGTACCGGGTCTCTCGACGGGACCGCAAGCATCCCGTGGTCGGTCAACGGCACTGAGTGCGGCCCGCATCAATGACCTTGTCTGGCGCGGTAATGGGGCTTCTGGTGAAGGCCTAGAACTGTTCTCCGCACACGGTGACGGAACTATTCGGACTTGGGTGTCTCGAGAGCCGGATGGAGAGCCGgatgaggccgaggaggctgctCAGGCCGACCGGAAGAGAAAACACGATGTGTTGGAGGAAATTTACCAGGGTTTTATTGGAGCTGATCCCCGGCTATATACTTGA
- a CDS encoding uncharacterized protein (ID:PFLUO_007866-T1.cds;~source:funannotate), protein MPTHPSPPSNPSSSPLSRNRNSFLSKFRSPLGQRNRNITDFYIDLDDPWRSYFPGDVIKGTVVVVAVRPVRITHVVVCLHGCVKVYKNATPAGEATPDLGFLGPGRGRRGAEYMGNGLATLFEDEVVLCGDGRLKEGKYMFRFEMPLPPYPLPSSINFERGTISYAITSTLTRPTTINPTLTCRKRINLLENIDIAPFPAPKARIVTLEPVSKRSKSKAKQKSPASDTTAAPNTPSIDTPVNGTVASVESRPPLSPSPSNISSSSRPSNSSQSFQIPSDPCSSSSTGGRNSEGHGSSSASDRTITAKAEVLRAGVLPGDTLPIKVTINHCKQVRSAHGIMVTLYRQGRIDLHPSIPIGPTASGKKPVYEDCYPRSRTGLGGLTLGTARTSSAFRKDLSQTFAPLIVDPHTMTADIKTSIRVPEDAFPTITHVPGGMINFRYYVEVVVDLRGKFTSPERFIPRFNMVSGGSTFSPSGQILNPADVSGSAITANWAGNILDTDQIRREKGVISVAFEVVVGTRDSQRGQAGVERVPSAAADSTTAVAQHTQYVASSTVSTPGEGDGWSIDPSPMPNSHHSDPGLQDDYGFPQEGQWNEYDYAEDYTQPFQPMDSMVAPPEIEEPVDEKTRVRRHEEALLPSSPGEAGPSTSNEPSAPVLPDDGGLHDYQHLPSPDTERPPHDSMQTVVMNGNAVEPTDPAQSDDKREMERQRLMHEASAPDEEIADGEASAAGPSAPTFDEDDQLVGGTAHADESLPVYQR, encoded by the exons ATGCCTACCcacccttctcctccctccaatccctcgtcctcgccgctcAGCCGGAATCGCAACTCCTTCCTGTCCAAGTTTCGCTCCCCCCTCGGCCAACGGAATCGTAATATCACCGATTTCTACATCGATCTCGACGACCCATGGCGCTCCTATTTCCCCGGCGATGTCATCAAGGGCACCGTCGTCGTGGTCGCCGTGCGGCCGGTGCGCATCACCCATGTCGTCGTCTGTCTCCATGGCTGTGTGAAGGTGTACAAGAATGCGACGCCGGCTGGAGAGGCCACCCCCGACCTGGGGTTCCTGGGGCCCGGGCGtggccgacgaggcgctgaATATATGGGAAATGGGCTGGCCACATTATTCGAGGACGAAGTCGTTCTGTGCGGCGATGGACGTCTCAAGGAGGGCAAATACATGTTCCGCTTTGAGATGCCGCTTCCTCCTTACCCACTGCCCAGTAGTATAAAT TTTGAACGAGGCACGATTTCCTATGCAATTACCTCTACCCTTACCCGACCAACTACCATAAACCCTACTCTTACCTGCCGAAAACGAATCAATTTACTTGAAAATATCGATATCGCACCCTTTCCCGCGCCCAAAGCTCGCATTGTCACTCTCGAGCCCGTGTCCAAGCGCTCCAAATCCAAGGCGAAACAAAAATCGCCGGCCTCCGATACGACTGCGGCACCAAATACGCCATCCATCGACACTCCTGTGAATGGCACCGTCGCTTCCGTGGAATCTCGCCCACCGCTAAGCCCATCTCCGAGCAATATCAGTTCATCCAGTCGGCCAagcaacagcagccagagcTTTCAGATCCCGAGCGAcccctgctcatcctcgagCACCGGTGGACGAAATAGTGAAGGACACGGCTCATCTTCTGCGTCAGATCGGACCATTACAGCAAAGGCCGAAGTCTTGCGCGCGGGCGTGCTACCCGGAGACACTTTGCCCATCAAGGTCACGATCAACCATTGCAAACAAGTGCGCAGTGCGCACGGTATCATGGTCACTCTGTATCGCCAGGGCCGCATTGATCTGCACCCGTCGATTCCCATTGGTCCCACCGCGTCCGGGAAGAAGCCGGTGTACGAGGACTGCTATCCTCGTTCGCGTACCGGGCTAGGGGGCCTTACGCTCGGCACGGCTCGCACCAGCAGTGCATTCCGCAAAGATCTGTCACAGACGTTCGCACCTTTGATTGTCGATCCACATACTATGACTGCAGATATCAAGACATCCATTCGAGTCCCCGAGGACGCATTTCCAACTATCACACACGTGCCCGGGGGCATGATCAATTTCCGCTATTACGTTGAGGTCGTTGTGGACTTGCGGGGTAAGTTTACATCGCCCGAACGGTTCATCCCGCGTTTCAACATGGTCTCCGGCGGCAGCACTTTCTCGCCCAGCGGACAGATTCTCAATCCGGCCGACGTGAGCGGCAGCGCCATTACGGCCAATTGGGCAGGGAATATCTTGGATACTGATCAAATCCGCCGCGAGAAGGGAGTCATCTCGGTGGCCTTTGAAGTTGTCGTGGGAACTCGCGATTCACAGCGCGGCCAGGCCGGCGTGGAACGCGTCCCATCCGCCGCTGCGGATTCTACCACGGCCGTGGCACAGCATACCCAGTATGTCGCGTCCTCGACGGTGTCCACGCCCGGGGAAGGCGACGGTTGGTCTATCGACCCGAGTCCGATGCCCAATTCCCACCACTCGGACCCTGGGCTCCAAGATGACTATGGGTTCCCCCAGGAAGGCCAATGGAATGAGTACGACTATGCGGAAGACTACACGCAACCATTCCAGCCGATGGATTCGATGGTTGCGCCGCCCGAGATCGAAGAACCtgtggacgagaagacgCGGGTACGACGCCACGAGGAAGCCCTCTTGCCCAGTTCCCCTGGTGAGGCGGGACCATCCACTTCCAATGAGCCGAGTGCGCCTGTCCTGCCCGATGACGGCGGTCTGCACGACTACCAGCACCTGCCATCTCCAGATACAGAACGGCCGCCACACGACTCGATGCAGACCGTCGTCATGAACGGGAATGCAGTTGAGCCGACCGACCCGGCGCAATCAGATGACAAACGAGAAATGGAACGCCAGCGACTCATGCACGAAGCCAGCGCACCGGATGAAGAGATCGCAGATGGCGAAGCAAGTGCCGCGGGGCCTAGCGCCCCGACcttcgacgaggatgacCAGCTGGTGGGCGGGACTGCACACGCGGATGAATCGCTGCCGGTCTATCAGCGGTGA
- a CDS encoding uncharacterized protein (ID:PFLUO_007864-T1.cds;~source:funannotate), whose translation MSHGRSLRLTQNTWVDPPQVSQPQGELSPTPVTRRSTNLYDVVAGRFGNRGRHAATNAASHNALNKRRPLRPEEVLLRREHAVDFEAKDSTYFANETLPTNRPLPSSDLLEAIHAYVADHYEFTTEDQGQSDYKTMDETALIAMGVLIEELAKEALGETGDLVLVEGQELSDDEDSHPGSESDSVPRPVAKSLRRKRSNTTANPARAGSQHTTTGVRKKHKRRRLSRAASTTDFETE comes from the exons ATGTCCCATGGCCGGTCCCTCCGACTGACCCAGAACACCTGGGTTGATCCGCCCCAAGTCTCCCAGCCACAAGGCGAGCTTTCGCCCACACCCGTCACTCGCCGCTCAACCAATCTCTACGATGTGGTAGCTG GCCGATTCGGCAATCGCGGACGTCACGCAGCGACAAATGCTGCCTCCCACAACGCGCTCAACAAGCGGCGACCTCTCCGTCCCGAAGAGGTCCTGCTCCGCAGAGAGCATGCCGTGGATTTCGAAGCAAAGGATTCGACCTACTTTGCGAACGAGACTCTCCCCACCAACCGCCCGCTTCCTAGCTCCGATCTCTTAGAAGCGATCCACGCCTATGTCGCAGATCACTACGAGTTCACGACCGAGGACCAGGGACAGAGTGACTACAAGACTATGGATGAGACGGCTTTGATTGCGATGGGGGTCTTGATTGAGGAACTGGCGAAAGAAGCTCTCGGCGAGACAGGGGACTTGGTTCTTGTGGAAGGGCAGGAGTTgtccgatgatgaagatTCGCATCCAGGTAGTGAGAGTGACTCTGTGCCTCGACCCGTCGCAAAATCATtacggaggaagagatcgaaTACCACGGCAAACCCAGCCAGGGCGGGTTCTCAACACACAACGACGGGCGtgcgcaagaagcacaaACGGCGCAGGCTGAGTCGTGCGGCCTCGACTACCGACTTTGAAACGGAATGA